From the genome of Calditrichota bacterium, one region includes:
- a CDS encoding type Z 30S ribosomal protein S14: MAKKALVVKAKREPKYKVRKYNRCTRCGRPRAYYRKFGLCRICFRELAHEGQIPGVVKASW; encoded by the coding sequence TTGGCAAAGAAAGCACTCGTTGTAAAAGCCAAAAGAGAACCCAAATATAAAGTTCGAAAATATAATCGCTGTACGCGTTGTGGTAGACCGCGCGCCTATTATCGAAAATTCGGGCTTTGCCGTATCTGTTTTCGTGAGTTGGCGCATGAGGGACAAATCCCTGGCGTGGTCAAGGCAAGTTGGTAG
- the rplE gene encoding 50S ribosomal protein L5 — translation MEYFPRLLKKYRAEIIPGLQKKFKYKNIMQVPKLEKIVVNMGVGEAIENSKALDAAMEDLMVITGQRPKVTRSKKAISNFKLRAGMPIGCFVTLRGWRMYEFLDRLINIAIPRVRDFRGLPDKSLDGRGNYNIGLKEQIVFPEIDYDKIDKIRGMNITFVTSAKSDEEAIELLKGFGMPFIKREQASEAIEA, via the coding sequence ATGGAGTATTTTCCCAGATTATTAAAAAAATATCGCGCAGAGATTATTCCTGGCTTGCAGAAAAAGTTTAAATATAAAAATATCATGCAAGTGCCAAAATTGGAAAAGATTGTCGTGAACATGGGGGTTGGCGAAGCGATTGAAAATAGTAAAGCTCTTGACGCCGCCATGGAAGATTTAATGGTGATTACCGGGCAGCGTCCGAAAGTGACCCGCTCGAAAAAGGCAATTTCAAATTTTAAATTGCGCGCCGGTATGCCCATCGGCTGCTTTGTGACTTTGCGCGGCTGGCGGATGTACGAATTCCTGGATCGATTGATTAATATTGCAATTCCTCGAGTGCGAGATTTTCGCGGTCTCCCGGATAAATCTCTCGACGGACGCGGTAATTACAATATTGGACTAAAGGAGCAGATTGTCTTCCCCGAAATCGATTATGACAAAATTGACAAAATTCGCGGCATGAATATTACTTTTGTAACATCTGCAAAGAGCGATGAAGAGGCAATCGAATTGTTAAAAGGATTCGGGATGCCTTTTATAAAGCGGGAGCAAGCAAGCGAAGCAATAGAAGCATAA
- a CDS encoding 50S ribosomal protein L24 has product MHIKKDDMVKVISGDDKDRQGRVLKVFPDTNRIIVEGVNFIKKHTRPNQKLPQGGIVEKEAAIHASNAMVICPKCGKLTKTGMKEVKDETTNKVSRIRYCKKCGEMIVSRTA; this is encoded by the coding sequence ATGCATATCAAAAAAGATGACATGGTAAAAGTTATTTCCGGCGATGACAAAGATAGGCAGGGAAGAGTATTGAAAGTTTTCCCTGATACCAATCGCATCATTGTGGAAGGTGTCAATTTTATAAAGAAACATACGCGACCAAATCAGAAACTGCCTCAGGGCGGCATCGTCGAAAAGGAAGCGGCGATTCACGCTTCGAACGCGATGGTAATCTGCCCGAAATGCGGCAAGTTAACTAAAACAGGCATGAAAGAAGTGAAAGACGAGACGACAAACAAAGTATCGCGTATTCGCTATTGTAAAAAATGTGGTGAAATGATTGTTTCAAGAACAGCTTAA
- the rplN gene encoding 50S ribosomal protein L14, with protein MIQEYSRLNVADNTGAKKVMCIRILGGSKKRYATVGDIVVVSVKSALPGGAVKKGDKSKAVIVRTKKEIGRKDGSYIRFDENAAVLITDQKEPKGTRIFGPVARELRERQFMKIVSLAPEVL; from the coding sequence ATGATACAGGAATATAGTCGGTTAAATGTAGCGGATAACACTGGTGCGAAAAAAGTGATGTGCATTCGCATTTTGGGCGGTTCCAAGAAAAGATACGCCACTGTGGGCGATATTGTTGTCGTTTCTGTAAAGTCCGCTTTGCCAGGCGGCGCGGTGAAAAAAGGCGACAAGAGCAAAGCGGTGATTGTTCGCACCAAGAAAGAGATTGGCCGAAAAGATGGATCTTATATTCGCTTTGATGAAAACGCCGCCGTATTGATAACTGACCAGAAAGAGCCGAAGGGAACGCGCATTTTTGGACCTGTCGCTCGCGAGTTGCGGGAGCGACAGTTTATGAAGATCGTGTCTTTGGCACCCGAAGTGTTATAA
- the rpsQ gene encoding 30S ribosomal protein S17, with protein sequence MAERGKRRSIVGQVVSDKMDKTRVIKVEHYVRHPLYKKFVKKSSKFMAHDEKNESHVGDVVSIMETRPLSRRKRWRLVKIVEKAK encoded by the coding sequence ATGGCAGAACGAGGAAAGCGAAGATCGATTGTCGGACAGGTTGTCAGCGATAAAATGGATAAAACCAGAGTCATCAAAGTGGAGCATTATGTCCGGCATCCGCTGTATAAAAAATTTGTGAAAAAAAGCAGCAAATTCATGGCTCATGATGAGAAAAACGAGAGTCATGTCGGAGATGTTGTTTCCATCATGGAGACGCGTCCGTTGAGTCGAAGAAAACGCTGGCGTCTGGTGAAGATCGTTGAAAAAGCTAAATAG
- the rpmC gene encoding 50S ribosomal protein L29, protein MKIEEILEMTQKELQNRFEDLQEEMQNLRFQHATHQLDDPLRLRMLRKDIARIKTVLKEYEKGIREPRV, encoded by the coding sequence ATGAAAATAGAAGAAATTCTGGAAATGACACAAAAGGAGTTGCAAAATAGATTTGAAGATTTGCAGGAAGAAATGCAGAATCTTCGTTTTCAGCACGCAACTCATCAATTGGACGATCCGCTCAGGCTGCGCATGTTGCGCAAAGATATCGCGCGGATTAAGACAGTGCTGAAAGAATACGAAAAGGGCATTAGAGAGCCTCGTGTTTAA
- the rplP gene encoding 50S ribosomal protein L16 has translation MLMPKRTKYRKQQRGRMKGKAQRGATVAFGEFGLKALEPAWITSRQIEAARVAINRYIKRGGRVWIRIFPDKPVTKKPAETRMGKGKGAPEYWVAVVKPGRILFEIEGVPEETAREAIRLASHKLPIKTKFVTRTDVGA, from the coding sequence ATGTTAATGCCGAAACGGACAAAATACAGAAAACAACAACGTGGAAGAATGAAGGGCAAAGCCCAGCGTGGTGCCACGGTTGCTTTTGGCGAATTTGGTTTGAAAGCCCTGGAACCGGCGTGGATTACCAGCAGACAGATTGAAGCGGCTCGTGTGGCGATAAATCGTTATATCAAGCGCGGCGGCCGTGTATGGATTCGCATTTTCCCCGATAAACCGGTCACAAAAAAGCCTGCTGAAACTCGTATGGGTAAAGGCAAAGGCGCGCCGGAATATTGGGTTGCCGTTGTAAAACCCGGACGGATTTTATTTGAAATTGAAGGTGTTCCTGAAGAAACGGCACGGGAGGCGATTCGGTTGGCTTCTCATAAATTACCAATCAAGACGAAGTTTGTGACGCGAACAGATGTTGGAGCGTAG
- the rpsC gene encoding 30S ribosomal protein S3: MGQKVNPIGLRLGINRTWDSNWFDERNFAEKLAEDLKLRKYIHARLDHAAISKIVIERTAKKITLTIHTARPGIVIGRKGVEVDKLKVELQRITNQEVQINIEEIKRPELDAYLVARNIAKQLESKISFRRAMKKSIMSSMRMGAEGIKISCAGRLGGAEMARTEQYKDGRIPLHTLRADIDYAYTVAKTTYGIIGVKVWLCLGEKFEN, encoded by the coding sequence TTGGGACAAAAAGTAAATCCAATTGGTTTGAGATTAGGCATAAATCGAACCTGGGATTCAAATTGGTTTGATGAGCGCAATTTTGCCGAGAAACTTGCTGAGGATCTGAAACTTCGCAAATATATCCATGCCCGTCTCGACCATGCGGCGATTTCAAAAATAGTGATTGAGCGTACGGCAAAGAAAATTACTTTGACAATTCACACCGCCAGACCGGGAATCGTCATCGGCAGAAAAGGCGTTGAGGTGGATAAATTGAAAGTAGAATTACAGCGAATTACTAATCAGGAAGTTCAAATAAATATCGAAGAGATCAAACGTCCTGAGCTGGATGCTTATCTGGTGGCGCGCAATATTGCCAAACAGTTAGAGTCAAAAATCAGTTTTCGTCGCGCGATGAAAAAATCGATCATGTCGTCGATGCGCATGGGAGCGGAAGGAATTAAAATTTCCTGTGCCGGTCGATTGGGCGGCGCTGAAATGGCGCGCACCGAACAATACAAGGACGGCAGAATTCCTCTTCACACATTGCGTGCGGATATTGATTACGCCTATACAGTTGCCAAGACGACTTACGGAATCATCGGCGTGAAAGTTTGGCTGTGTCTGGGCGAGAAGTTTGAAAACTAG
- the rplV gene encoding 50S ribosomal protein L22, translating to MESRALAKYIRMSPQKLRRVAELIRGKNVSEALNILHFTPKAAAEPIEKTLRSAVANMLNDERSSKVDPDELYVKEIRVDQGMALKRFRSAAMGRAVKIRKPTSHVFIKVAQIGE from the coding sequence ATGGAATCGAGAGCATTAGCAAAATATATCAGAATGTCGCCGCAAAAGCTGCGTCGCGTTGCAGAGTTGATTCGGGGGAAGAATGTCAGCGAAGCGCTAAACATTTTGCATTTTACCCCCAAAGCAGCGGCAGAGCCGATTGAAAAAACGCTGCGTTCTGCAGTCGCTAACATGCTGAACGACGAGAGAAGTTCAAAAGTGGACCCTGACGAGCTTTATGTCAAAGAAATTCGCGTGGATCAGGGCATGGCGCTGAAAAGATTTCGCTCGGCAGCTATGGGGCGCGCGGTGAAAATTCGGAAACCAACGAGTCATGTGTTCATAAAAGTTGCACAGATTGGCGAGTAA
- the rpsS gene encoding 30S ribosomal protein S19, whose amino-acid sequence MARSIKKGPYVDAKLLKRIQELNDKNQKKVIKTWSRRSTITPDFVGHTLAVHNGNKFIPVFINENMVGHKLGEFSITRTFRGHAGKGDKKSRVR is encoded by the coding sequence ATGGCACGATCGATTAAAAAAGGTCCTTACGTTGACGCTAAGTTACTGAAGAGGATTCAGGAACTCAACGATAAAAATCAGAAAAAGGTAATCAAAACCTGGTCGCGACGATCGACCATCACGCCGGATTTTGTCGGACACACGCTAGCGGTGCATAACGGCAATAAGTTTATTCCGGTTTTCATCAATGAAAATATGGTTGGTCATAAATTGGGTGAATTTTCCATCACCCGTACTTTCAGAGGTCATGCGGGCAAAGGTGATAAAAAGAGTCGTGTGCGATAA
- the rplB gene encoding 50S ribosomal protein L2, which translates to MPVKHFKPITPSLRFKTVSAFEEITKAKPERSLVTKLNKTGGRNNRGRVTSRHRGGGHKRAYRIIDFKRDKIDIPARVAAIEYDPNRSARIALLYYVDGEKRYILAPDGLKVGDMIVSADKADIRVGNSMKLANIPLGSAVHNIELKIGKGGQIARSAGAYAQLVAKEGKYAQLRMPSGEVRMALLECKATLGQVGNLEHENITIGKAGKTRWLGRRPKVRGVAMNPIDHPMGGGEGKSSGGRHPCSPWGQMSKGLKTRKKKSSDALIVKRRKKK; encoded by the coding sequence ATGCCTGTAAAACATTTTAAACCTATTACACCATCATTGCGATTTAAGACGGTTTCTGCGTTCGAAGAGATTACCAAAGCGAAGCCTGAACGTTCGCTGGTAACGAAATTGAATAAAACCGGCGGACGCAATAATCGAGGTCGAGTGACAAGTCGGCATCGCGGCGGCGGTCACAAGCGCGCCTATCGCATCATTGATTTTAAAAGAGACAAAATCGACATTCCGGCGCGGGTAGCCGCTATTGAATACGATCCGAATCGATCGGCGAGAATCGCATTGTTGTACTACGTGGATGGTGAGAAAAGATACATTTTAGCGCCCGATGGCTTGAAAGTAGGCGATATGATTGTATCTGCTGATAAGGCCGATATTCGAGTCGGCAATTCAATGAAGTTGGCTAACATCCCTTTGGGTTCAGCAGTGCATAATATTGAACTAAAAATTGGGAAGGGCGGTCAAATCGCTCGCAGCGCTGGCGCTTATGCTCAGTTGGTAGCCAAGGAAGGAAAATACGCACAATTGCGCATGCCGTCCGGCGAAGTGCGCATGGCGCTTTTGGAATGCAAAGCCACACTGGGACAGGTCGGGAATTTGGAACATGAAAATATTACCATCGGCAAAGCCGGCAAAACGCGCTGGTTAGGACGTCGTCCCAAAGTACGCGGCGTGGCGATGAACCCCATCGACCATCCCATGGGCGGCGGCGAAGGAAAATCTTCCGGCGGCCGACATCCCTGTTCACCTTGGGGCCAAATGTCCAAAGGGCTAAAAACGAGGAAGAAAAAAAGTTCAGATGCACTAATTGTGAAACGAAGGAAAAAAAAGTAG
- the rplW gene encoding 50S ribosomal protein L23 codes for MKRDYEILMYPILTEKMLKLQESQSKYAFKVSSDANKIEIKNAVQRRFDVDVEKVHIINVKGKTKQMNTRRGITRGRRSDWKKAIVTLKEGDSIDFFEGAA; via the coding sequence ATGAAAAGAGATTACGAAATATTGATGTATCCGATTCTAACGGAGAAAATGCTCAAATTGCAAGAGTCACAAAGTAAATATGCGTTCAAGGTGAGCTCTGATGCGAATAAAATCGAGATAAAAAATGCAGTCCAACGCCGATTTGATGTTGATGTGGAAAAAGTGCACATCATCAATGTAAAAGGTAAAACCAAGCAGATGAATACTCGGCGCGGCATCACTCGCGGCAGGCGGTCTGATTGGAAAAAGGCCATCGTTACGCTCAAAGAGGGGGACTCGATTGATTTCTTTGAAGGGGCTGCATGA
- the rplD gene encoding 50S ribosomal protein L4, whose product MELDVYKKTGELSGKKVRLPKAIFAAEPNDHLIYMAVRAQMTNSRQGNAATKNRSLVRGGGKKPWRQKGRGTARAGTTRSPLWAGGGRVFGPHPHDFHLKITKKMKRLARISAYSHKAKEEGIVLVEPVKLEKPKTREMFGVLKNLNLNDKKVLLLTEEHDSAVLLAGRNIPNLIIRQAENASTYDILNCQVLLIEDNAIKKIKEVCSL is encoded by the coding sequence ATGGAATTGGATGTTTACAAAAAAACTGGTGAATTGAGCGGCAAAAAGGTCAGACTGCCCAAAGCCATTTTTGCAGCGGAGCCAAACGACCATTTAATTTATATGGCAGTACGGGCGCAGATGACGAATAGTCGACAAGGAAACGCGGCGACGAAAAACAGATCTCTGGTCAGAGGCGGCGGCAAGAAGCCCTGGCGTCAAAAAGGACGCGGCACGGCGCGCGCGGGCACGACGCGTTCACCGTTGTGGGCTGGTGGCGGTCGCGTTTTTGGACCGCATCCTCATGATTTTCATTTGAAAATTACCAAGAAGATGAAAAGGTTAGCGAGAATTTCGGCTTATTCTCACAAAGCTAAAGAGGAAGGGATTGTCCTCGTCGAACCCGTAAAGCTTGAGAAACCAAAAACGCGGGAAATGTTCGGCGTACTTAAAAATCTGAATCTAAACGATAAGAAAGTACTGTTACTGACCGAAGAACACGATTCAGCCGTGCTTTTAGCCGGGCGCAATATTCCGAATTTGATTATTCGTCAGGCAGAAAATGCGTCCACGTACGACATTTTAAATTGCCAGGTTCTTTTGATTGAAGATAATGCAATTAAGAAAATCAAAGAGGTTTGCTCTCTATGA
- the rplC gene encoding 50S ribosomal protein L3 — protein MSGIIGKKLGMTRLFDDSGQRVVVTIIEAGPCYVTDIKSKEAHGYDAVQLGFDEKREKVTTNPLLGHFKRAGVKALRVVKEFRPFVTDEPLKLGDQVTVDIFSEGDKVNVTGISKGRGFAGPVKRYGFSGGPKTHGQSDRHRAPGSIGQSSYPSRVLKGVKMAGRMGGKKVTIKNLEIVKVDKENNYLMVKGAVPGHIKNYVFIKKR, from the coding sequence ATGAGCGGTATAATTGGAAAAAAATTAGGCATGACCCGCCTTTTTGATGATAGTGGTCAACGAGTCGTTGTGACGATCATCGAAGCGGGCCCCTGCTACGTTACAGATATAAAGAGCAAGGAAGCGCACGGCTATGATGCCGTACAGTTGGGTTTCGATGAAAAACGCGAAAAAGTTACTACGAACCCTTTGCTGGGTCATTTTAAGCGCGCCGGCGTGAAGGCGTTACGCGTTGTGAAAGAATTTCGCCCTTTTGTTACTGATGAACCATTGAAACTTGGCGATCAAGTAACCGTGGATATTTTTTCTGAAGGCGATAAGGTAAATGTGACCGGAATTTCCAAAGGACGCGGTTTTGCAGGACCTGTCAAAAGGTATGGTTTTAGCGGCGGCCCCAAAACTCACGGTCAAAGCGATCGGCATCGTGCTCCTGGCTCAATTGGTCAGTCTTCATATCCTTCCCGTGTGCTAAAAGGCGTGAAAATGGCAGGCAGAATGGGCGGAAAAAAAGTTACCATCAAAAATTTAGAGATTGTAAAGGTTGACAAAGAGAACAATTACTTGATGGTGAAGGGGGCTGTTCCTGGGCATATCAAAAATTACGTTTTTATCAAGAAAAGATAA
- the rpsJ gene encoding 30S ribosomal protein S10, with the protein MAGQKIRIRLKAYDHRLVDKSTDKIIKTAKATGAHISGPIPLPTRRSVYTVLRSPHVDKKSREQFETRIHKRLIDILNSNPKTVDALMKLDLPAGVDVEIKV; encoded by the coding sequence ATGGCTGGACAAAAAATTAGAATCCGCTTAAAGGCATACGATCATCGGTTGGTGGACAAATCGACCGATAAAATCATAAAAACCGCCAAGGCGACCGGCGCCCATATTTCCGGGCCCATTCCGTTACCGACAAGACGGAGCGTTTATACTGTATTGCGTTCGCCTCACGTGGACAAAAAGTCGCGTGAGCAATTTGAGACGAGAATTCACAAACGGTTAATTGATATTCTGAATTCAAACCCGAAAACCGTTGACGCTCTCATGAAGTTGGATTTGCCGGCAGGCGTAGATGTCGAAATTAAAGTGTGA
- the tuf gene encoding elongation factor Tu produces the protein MAKAKFERTKPHVNIGTIGHVDHGKTTLTAAITMYLAQRGQASIKKYEEIDNAPEEKARGITINTAHVEYETEKRHYAHVDCPGHADYIKNMITGAAQMDGAILVVSAADGPMPQTREHILLARQVNVPSIVVYMNKTDQVDDPELLELVELELRELLSSYEFPGDEIPIIKGSALKAMEKGIAGDFTGEEWESIQALLDAVDDYIPTPQRDKDKPFLMPVEDVFSITGRGTVGTGRVERGIIKVGDEVEIVGMGAKRKTVCTGVEMFRKLLDQGEAGDNVGLLLRGVDKDELVRGMVVAAPGSITPHTKFKGEVYVLKKEEGGRHTPFFNGYRPQFYFRTTDVTGSIQLPEGVEMVMPGDNVNMDVELIIPIAMEEGLRFAIREGGRTVGAGVVTKIIE, from the coding sequence ATGGCTAAAGCAAAATTTGAACGAACTAAGCCGCATGTGAACATCGGTACGATCGGGCATGTTGACCATGGAAAAACAACATTAACGGCTGCTATTACTATGTATCTGGCGCAAAGAGGTCAGGCTTCTATTAAGAAGTATGAAGAGATCGATAATGCGCCTGAAGAAAAAGCCCGCGGGATAACCATTAATACCGCTCATGTGGAATATGAGACTGAAAAACGTCACTATGCTCACGTGGATTGTCCGGGGCATGCCGATTACATTAAAAACATGATCACCGGCGCGGCGCAAATGGATGGCGCTATTCTGGTCGTATCTGCCGCCGACGGTCCTATGCCGCAGACGCGCGAGCATATTTTGTTGGCTCGTCAGGTAAACGTACCTTCTATTGTCGTTTACATGAACAAGACAGACCAGGTGGATGATCCCGAACTTTTGGAATTGGTCGAGCTGGAACTTCGCGAGCTGCTCAGCTCTTACGAATTTCCCGGAGACGAAATTCCCATTATCAAAGGCAGCGCTTTGAAAGCGATGGAAAAAGGGATTGCTGGCGATTTTACCGGCGAAGAGTGGGAATCCATTCAAGCTTTGTTGGATGCTGTCGACGATTATATTCCGACTCCGCAGCGTGACAAAGATAAACCCTTCTTGATGCCGGTGGAAGATGTTTTTTCGATTACTGGTCGTGGTACCGTGGGAACTGGTCGAGTTGAACGCGGCATCATTAAAGTTGGCGATGAGGTGGAAATTGTTGGTATGGGCGCAAAAAGAAAAACGGTCTGTACCGGTGTCGAGATGTTCCGCAAATTGCTGGATCAGGGCGAGGCTGGCGACAATGTTGGTTTGTTGTTGCGCGGTGTTGACAAAGATGAATTGGTTCGCGGAATGGTCGTTGCTGCTCCTGGTTCCATCACGCCGCACACCAAATTTAAAGGCGAAGTTTACGTATTGAAAAAAGAAGAAGGTGGGCGTCACACGCCGTTTTTCAATGGCTACCGTCCGCAGTTTTATTTCCGTACAACCGACGTCACCGGTTCTATTCAGTTGCCTGAAGGCGTGGAAATGGTCATGCCTGGCGATAACGTAAATATGGATGTCGAGCTGATTATCCCGATCGCTATGGAAGAAGGTTTGCGTTTCGCCATCCGTGAAGGTGGCAGAACAGTCGGAGCAGGTGTTGTCACGAAAATCATTGAATAG
- the fusA gene encoding elongation factor G: MSDDRRLKRIRNIGIMAHIDAGKTTTTERVLYYTGKVHRLGEVDEGTATMDWMQQEKERGITITSAAITCQWKNHQINIIDTPGHVDFTVEVERSLRVLDGAVAVFCAVGGVEPQSETVWRQADHYNIPRISFVNKLDRLGADFFNAVDMIKSRLAARPLIVQIPVGREDRFRGVIDLIEMNFLYFKDEALGAEFELLPIPDEYREQAEKYREQLLETLSEFDDTILENYLEGNEIAPDQIMQAVREATINVKVTPVLCGSALKNKGIQPLLDAIVNFLPSPLDIPPVTGINPKTNREEMRKTDDDEFACALAFKVAADPYVDRLIYTRIYSGTLKAGQGVYNANTQKHERIGRILKMSSNKREDLKEARSGEIVALAGLRNTFTGDTLCDFKHQIVLESMEFPEPVVSIAIEPKTKADQDRLSGSLQKLADEDPTFTVKIDEETGQTIISGMGELHLDILIDRLTREFKVRANVGKPQVAYKESVTATGTGRGKFLKQIAGKNQYAEVKLEIAPNEAGKGLRFENLTLSDKIPQQFVYPVEQGVKEAMYGGVLMGYPVTDVIVRLVGGSFDEQTSTELAFKIAASLAFRDAAQKANPILMEPIMEVEVTVPEEFLGEVVNFLNAKRAKISHIEARQHLQVVTATVPLSEMFGYTTTLRSLTQGRATHSMQFLHYEPLPAERMEQMFAGNYQFN; encoded by the coding sequence ATGTCAGATGACAGGCGATTGAAGCGAATCAGAAATATCGGCATCATGGCTCATATTGACGCGGGAAAAACAACCACCACCGAGCGTGTTCTTTACTATACCGGAAAAGTTCACCGTCTGGGTGAGGTTGACGAGGGCACCGCGACAATGGACTGGATGCAACAGGAAAAAGAGCGCGGCATCACAATCACGTCCGCCGCGATCACATGTCAGTGGAAAAATCATCAAATTAACATTATTGATACTCCCGGACATGTCGATTTTACAGTAGAGGTGGAAAGATCTCTGCGAGTGTTGGACGGCGCGGTTGCAGTTTTTTGCGCGGTTGGCGGTGTCGAACCTCAATCAGAGACCGTGTGGCGGCAGGCCGATCATTACAATATTCCAAGAATTTCGTTTGTGAATAAATTAGATCGACTTGGTGCTGATTTTTTCAACGCCGTGGATATGATAAAAAGCAGGCTTGCAGCGCGGCCTTTGATTGTTCAAATTCCGGTGGGGCGCGAGGATCGTTTCCGGGGCGTGATTGATTTGATTGAGATGAATTTCCTTTACTTCAAAGACGAGGCCCTGGGAGCAGAATTTGAATTATTGCCTATTCCCGACGAGTATCGGGAACAAGCTGAAAAGTATCGGGAACAGTTATTAGAGACACTTTCGGAATTTGATGACACAATTTTAGAAAATTACCTGGAAGGTAATGAAATCGCACCTGATCAGATTATGCAGGCGGTCAGAGAAGCGACAATAAATGTAAAGGTAACACCTGTTCTTTGTGGTTCTGCGCTAAAAAATAAAGGCATTCAGCCTCTGTTGGACGCGATCGTGAATTTTTTACCCTCTCCTTTGGATATTCCGCCAGTAACAGGCATTAATCCGAAGACAAATCGAGAGGAGATGAGAAAGACAGATGATGATGAATTCGCATGCGCTCTTGCCTTTAAAGTTGCGGCTGATCCTTATGTTGACAGATTAATTTACACGCGGATTTATTCCGGCACATTGAAAGCGGGGCAAGGCGTTTATAACGCTAACACTCAAAAGCATGAACGGATCGGTCGGATTTTAAAGATGTCTTCCAATAAACGGGAGGATTTGAAAGAAGCGCGCAGCGGCGAGATCGTGGCGTTAGCCGGTTTGAGAAATACTTTTACTGGTGATACTTTATGCGATTTCAAGCATCAGATAGTACTGGAATCGATGGAATTTCCCGAACCAGTGGTATCAATAGCGATTGAGCCAAAAACCAAAGCGGATCAAGACCGACTGTCCGGTTCGTTACAAAAATTAGCGGATGAAGATCCAACATTTACGGTGAAAATAGATGAAGAGACCGGGCAAACGATTATTTCAGGTATGGGCGAGCTTCATCTGGATATACTCATCGATCGTTTGACGCGAGAGTTCAAGGTGCGCGCTAATGTCGGAAAACCGCAGGTCGCGTACAAAGAATCTGTCACCGCGACGGGCACAGGCCGGGGCAAATTTCTGAAGCAAATTGCCGGAAAGAACCAATATGCGGAAGTCAAGTTAGAGATTGCGCCGAATGAAGCGGGGAAAGGTTTAAGGTTTGAAAATTTAACGTTGTCGGATAAAATTCCGCAACAGTTTGTTTATCCTGTGGAGCAAGGCGTCAAAGAGGCAATGTACGGCGGTGTTTTAATGGGATACCCGGTGACGGACGTTATCGTGCGTCTCGTGGGAGGTTCTTTTGACGAACAGACTTCGACTGAGTTAGCTTTTAAAATTGCGGCGTCACTGGCATTTCGGGATGCGGCACAAAAGGCGAATCCAATTTTAATGGAACCAATTATGGAAGTCGAAGTTACAGTACCTGAAGAATTTTTAGGCGAGGTGGTTAATTTTCTCAATGCAAAAAGAGCAAAAATAAGCCACATCGAAGCGCGACAGCATTTACAGGTCGTTACAGCCACTGTCCCTCTGAGTGAGATGTTTGGATACACCACCACACTCCGCTCCCTCACTCAAGGACGCGCAACCCATTCAATGCAATTTTTACATTACGAGCCTTTACCAGCAGAGAGAATGGAACAGATGTTTGCGGGAAATTATCAATTCAATTAG
- the rpsG gene encoding 30S ribosomal protein S7 produces the protein MPRRRKVAEREVLPDPKYNSVVVTKFINGLMERGKKSIAEKIFYRALGIIESKTGKNSLEMFETALNNVKPILEVKSRRVGGATYQVPVEVSEKRRQALAIRWIIGYAKSRHETTMADKLSAELMAAANKEGASIKKREDTHKMAEANKAFAHFRW, from the coding sequence ATGCCGAGAAGAAGGAAAGTAGCAGAGCGAGAAGTTTTACCTGATCCTAAATATAACAGTGTCGTGGTGACCAAGTTCATCAACGGCCTGATGGAGCGCGGTAAAAAAAGTATCGCTGAGAAGATTTTTTATCGGGCTTTGGGAATCATTGAGTCAAAGACCGGCAAAAATAGCCTCGAAATGTTCGAAACTGCGCTGAACAACGTCAAGCCGATTCTTGAAGTGAAATCGCGACGCGTTGGCGGGGCGACTTATCAGGTTCCGGTAGAAGTCAGCGAAAAAAGACGTCAGGCTTTGGCGATTCGATGGATTATTGGTTACGCCAAATCTCGTCACGAAACGACGATGGCTGATAAGTTATCTGCGGAGTTGATGGCTGCCGCAAATAAAGAAGGCGCATCGATTAAAAAGCGAGAAGATACGCATAAAATGGCAGAGGCGAACAAAGCGTTTGCTCATTTTCGCTGGTAG